tttccaaattaatttttaggTATATCAGTATTTTAGAGCCTGCAGACCAgtggtacatgtaaatgtgttcattaaaggggctctgtcatgcaaaatggtctcatgacacccaaaatgcccaaaaagtagaagtaaacactgcaataaccacacaaaatggttaaacaacataaaaaaaaacaaacaaaaggaaagagaagcgtggatggacgcaaatggacaagattggaACGGTTTGCATTTGGGTTTCAAGTTTACGCcatccccatttttttttgtttagcatcgaatgcgtttcctgataatgggtcggtcggtcggttggattgaaaaaacaaaacctaaaaaaaaaaaatcacaagaagTCTCGGAAtaggaggcctggtaccccagcatcattgATGTAGAGCCTGGAAACAACAGgacatgaacccaaaatcaatatggtggAAAAGTTGGTTGATGTTATTGAAGAATTAAGACAATGTGCTTTTCTCTATGCTGTCACCTATGCTCATAGTGAAAAatgtgctcttggtatccaaaaagaaaattggggtaaccatgcatttttcagagataactaagcttcaatttataAAAGAACGtcatatattgctttgtattttaaagctatgtacaaaattaatattgttgattaattatctttgaaaaatgcttggttacccccaattttctttttgtatttcaataacacttgttgaaatctgcttttcctgcatattcgaAAACCACACAAAAGTACCTTTGATTAAATCTACCTATTTTAGTAGGGactgtttttaataataataataataataataataataataataataataataatcataataataataataataatattattattattattattattgttattattattattattttatgagAGGATTTGATACTTTCATCCAATGAGTTCCAGAGATTGGGGCCTTGAAATCTAATATTAAACCTCCATCAAGAAGTGTGGACAATGTCCTCCTTGTCCACATTATCTGTGTCGAAGTCcatgttttgtcttgttttgggcacttaaaaaaaaaaaaacgaagccGTCACATATTGTTCTGAGTCTGGGTTTGTTTAATAGGCTCTGAGAGGACACCAAAAGAAGCTTACAGCCTTTCCAACTGTGCCTGGTTTAGGGAGCGCTCATGCTGTACACGAACAGAAGTGACATCAGCATTCTTGGGGATGCCTCGTCTTGAATCTTCAAGCAGTAACTGCAGTAATCATCTCAATTATATGATGTGCTATTTCTGTAGCCCTAACCAGTTCCGATGGGTTCAACGAGGGAAGGTAAACATCTGCCAAAGCTTTTGTGATGGTATCTATAAACACTGCAAAGATGCAAAGTTTGGTGGAAAAGCGTTGAGCTCGGCATATTCCAGTGGCAACGAGTTTTGCAAGGCTCAGTTTTTCAGTGTTcaagatgatgacaatgataacTGTTTTAAATTTGATGATTCACTCTTCGCTTTAGCCTCATTACACAAAGTGTGTTGGAACATGTTTGCAGCACTGCTTATAATCAGCTTTTCATATTACTTTTCGTGGACTTGATATCCACAACCGTAATGAACTTTActagtacatacatgtatattgtgtTCAAGGTACTTTTCCTCTTTGTGCTGAAACCGAAAACTTACAGAAATTATTTTTCCTATGAATGGTTCTTGGTTTTGAACCATCCTCTTAGATTTTCTAAAGCTCCACCACTAACTTTACACTGTGACAATGGCGTATTAATATTATCTCAGAAACACACATCACCTACTGAGAGTTAAGCTCATTTTTCTGTAGCAGTCTCAAAGAGATTGTTTCTTTCTCAATCATCTTTACAGGAAGCATACCAAATTAATGgtaattttgaatgaaataataCCCAGGTGGCATGGTCCAGGGGTTAGGGCGTTGGCTTTGCTTGAAAATTTTTCTCGTTTTAACGGCTCTTTTGAGTTGAGACTAAAAGCTACAAGCACGTgggcgaaaacaacaaaaaatatggacaaagtacaactatattttcaataactgaaagaaaaactagCATACAGATACTTCTTTAGTA
Above is a window of Montipora capricornis isolate CH-2021 chromosome 6, ASM3666992v2, whole genome shotgun sequence DNA encoding:
- the LOC138051387 gene encoding riboflavin-binding protein-like; this translates as MAELKRFLSPVVAVLFAGIFVIQSLAQRQICSYFGSERTPKEAYSLSNCAWFRERSCCTRTEVTSAFLGMPRLESSSSNCSNHLNYMMCYFCSPNQFRWVQRGKVNICQSFCDGIYKHCKDAKFGGKALSSAYSSGNEFCKAQFFSVQDDDNDNCFKFDDSLFALASLHKVCWNMFAALLIISFSYYFSWT